A genomic stretch from Zeimonas sediminis includes:
- a CDS encoding MFS transporter, whose translation MSAGPAVPEPVRLGDFLRLFSAVMLPMFLAAVDQTLLATALPTIAGELGGWRDASWIAVGYLLAATIMVPFYGRLGDRIGRRKVLLGALAVFAAGSLAGALAPTMGMLIAARIVQGLGGGGLMVSSQALIGELVPPRQRARFQGWFAALFSLASIGGPVFGSYVTEHADWRWLFWMNLPLALLALWRIRLLPAAHPAPAKPPSPDVAGMLLFSSAVCGTLVWVSFAGHRFAWLSATSLGLLAASAGCWLALVVVERRRPAPFLPVELMRRPGVPWLVTTVVCFASCLFAMVFYLPVYLQMGLGSSVTGSGLMILPLTAGMVTGSTLTGRIVAATGRPQPIPIAGLSVSCAALAILALLPPRADWIVPLGLACGMGFGTVMPTTQLTLQEIAGRQSLGAATATASLSRSIGSVTGTAVFGAMLFASFGSSDLRGVVAEHDPQLVLAAFRRVFLACALLAGFGAFCATRVRPVRF comes from the coding sequence TTGAGCGCCGGGCCTGCGGTCCCCGAGCCGGTCCGGCTCGGGGACTTCCTGCGCCTGTTCTCGGCGGTCATGCTGCCGATGTTCCTGGCGGCAGTCGACCAGACCCTGCTGGCCACCGCGCTGCCCACGATCGCCGGCGAGCTGGGCGGCTGGCGCGACGCCTCGTGGATCGCCGTCGGCTACCTGCTGGCCGCGACGATCATGGTGCCCTTCTACGGCCGGCTGGGCGACCGGATCGGCCGGCGCAAGGTGCTGCTGGGCGCGCTCGCCGTGTTCGCCGCGGGCTCGCTTGCCGGGGCGCTGGCGCCCACGATGGGGATGCTGATCGCTGCCCGGATCGTGCAGGGGCTGGGCGGCGGCGGGCTGATGGTCAGCTCGCAGGCGTTGATCGGCGAGCTGGTGCCACCTCGGCAGCGCGCCCGCTTCCAGGGCTGGTTCGCCGCGCTGTTCTCGCTCGCCAGCATCGGCGGTCCGGTCTTCGGCAGCTACGTGACCGAGCATGCCGACTGGCGCTGGCTGTTCTGGATGAACCTGCCGCTCGCGCTGCTCGCGCTGTGGCGCATCCGCCTGCTGCCGGCGGCGCACCCGGCGCCCGCGAAGCCGCCATCGCCAGACGTCGCCGGCATGCTTCTGTTCTCCTCCGCGGTCTGCGGCACGCTGGTCTGGGTGAGCTTCGCCGGTCACCGCTTCGCCTGGCTGTCGGCCACGAGCCTCGGGCTGCTCGCGGCGAGCGCCGGCTGCTGGCTCGCGCTGGTCGTCGTCGAGCGCCGCCGGCCCGCGCCTTTCCTGCCGGTGGAGCTGATGCGACGGCCGGGCGTGCCCTGGCTGGTCACCACCGTCGTCTGCTTCGCGTCCTGCCTGTTCGCGATGGTCTTCTACCTGCCGGTCTACCTGCAGATGGGGCTGGGCTCCTCTGTCACCGGCTCGGGCCTGATGATCCTTCCGCTCACCGCAGGCATGGTGACCGGGTCCACGCTGACCGGACGCATCGTGGCCGCGACCGGCAGGCCGCAGCCGATCCCGATCGCCGGTCTGTCGGTCTCGTGCGCCGCGCTGGCCATTCTGGCCCTGCTGCCCCCGCGGGCCGACTGGATCGTTCCGCTGGGCCTGGCCTGCGGCATGGGCTTCGGCACGGTGATGCCGACCACGCAGTTGACGCTGCAGGAGATCGCCGGCCGCCAGAGCCTCGGCGCCGCCACCGCGACCGCCTCGCTGTCGCGCTCGATCGGTTCGGTCACCGGCACCGCGGTATTCGGCGCGATGCTGTTCGCCTCGTTCGGTTCCAGCGACCTGCGCGGCGTGGTCGCCGAGCACGATCCGCAGCTCGTGCTGGCGGCCTTCCGCAGGGTGTTCCTGGCCTGCGCGCTGCTCGCCGGCTTCGGCGCCTTCTGCGCGACGCGGGTCAGGCCGGTCCGTTTCTGA
- a CDS encoding aldehyde dehydrogenase family protein, with protein sequence MIVRDTLYIDGKWVRPHGQGRLEVTDSSTGKPWASIPEGDAEDAKAAVAAARRAFEGWAATAPAERSEIIGRVAAELKARADELARAIATEVGMPLKMASRVQVAGPLAAWSAYAKMAASFEFEQRVGNSLVVREPVGVVGAITPWNFPLNQITLKVAAAMAAGCTVVLKPSEVAPINAFILAEAIEAAGVPAGVFNLVTGFGPVVGEVIAGHPDVDMVSFTGSTRAGRRVGELAAQGIRKVALELGGKSAAVVLDDADLARAVKATVGNCYLNSGQTCSAHTRLVVPRAKFAEALALAKEAAERFTVGPALAEGSMLGPLVSAAQKQRVLAYIQRGIDEGGTLVTGGTEPPELPEGYEGGYYVRPTVFGVNDSRATIAQEEIFGPVLTVIPHDGDDDAVRIANDTAYGLGGGVWAGSDERATAVARRIRTGQVDVNGGVWNPAAPFGGFKQSGIGRENGVYGLEEFLEYKSLQYRPAPAA encoded by the coding sequence ATGATCGTTCGCGACACGCTGTACATCGACGGCAAATGGGTGCGGCCCCACGGACAGGGCCGTCTCGAGGTCACCGATTCGAGCACCGGCAAGCCCTGGGCCTCCATTCCCGAGGGCGACGCCGAGGACGCCAAGGCCGCGGTCGCAGCCGCGCGTCGCGCCTTCGAGGGCTGGGCGGCCACCGCGCCGGCCGAGCGCAGCGAGATCATCGGCCGGGTCGCGGCCGAGCTGAAGGCGCGCGCCGACGAGCTGGCGCGCGCGATCGCCACCGAGGTCGGCATGCCGCTGAAAATGGCCTCGCGGGTGCAGGTCGCGGGCCCGCTGGCCGCCTGGTCGGCCTACGCGAAGATGGCCGCAAGCTTCGAGTTCGAGCAGCGGGTCGGCAATTCGCTGGTGGTTCGCGAGCCGGTCGGCGTGGTCGGTGCGATCACGCCGTGGAACTTCCCGCTGAACCAGATCACGCTGAAGGTCGCCGCGGCGATGGCTGCCGGCTGCACGGTCGTGCTGAAGCCTTCCGAGGTGGCCCCGATCAACGCCTTCATCCTGGCCGAGGCGATCGAGGCGGCCGGGGTGCCGGCCGGCGTCTTCAACCTGGTGACCGGCTTCGGGCCGGTGGTCGGCGAGGTGATCGCCGGGCATCCCGACGTCGACATGGTTTCGTTCACCGGCTCCACCCGGGCCGGCCGCCGGGTCGGCGAGCTGGCCGCGCAGGGCATCCGCAAGGTCGCGCTCGAGCTCGGCGGCAAGTCGGCCGCGGTGGTGCTCGACGACGCCGACCTCGCCCGGGCGGTCAAGGCGACCGTCGGGAACTGCTACCTGAATTCCGGCCAGACCTGCTCGGCCCACACCCGGCTGGTCGTGCCGCGCGCGAAGTTCGCCGAAGCGCTGGCGCTCGCGAAGGAGGCGGCCGAGCGCTTCACGGTCGGCCCGGCGCTGGCCGAGGGCTCGATGCTCGGGCCCCTGGTGTCGGCCGCACAGAAACAGCGAGTGCTCGCTTACATTCAGCGAGGCATCGACGAAGGCGGCACGCTGGTCACCGGCGGCACCGAGCCGCCGGAGCTTCCCGAAGGCTACGAGGGCGGCTACTACGTGCGTCCGACCGTCTTTGGCGTCAACGACTCGCGGGCCACGATCGCCCAGGAGGAGATCTTCGGCCCGGTGCTCACGGTGATTCCGCACGACGGCGACGACGACGCGGTCCGCATCGCCAACGACACGGCCTACGGGCTGGGTGGCGGCGTGTGGGCCGGCAGCGACGAGCGGGCGACCGCGGTCGCCCGCCGGATCCGCACCGGCCAGGTCGACGTCAACGGCGGCGTCTGGAACCCGGCCGCGCCCTTCGGCGGCTTCAAGCAGTCGGGCATCGGCCGCGAGAACGGCGTCTACGGCCTCGAGGAGTTCCTCGAGTACAAGTCGCTGCAGTACCGGCCTGCTCCGGCCGCTTGA
- a CDS encoding acyl-CoA thioesterase has protein sequence MSKTTVLEIDVRFGHCDPAGIVFFPNFHRWMDAASLHFFMQCGVPPWREMTAINGIVGTPLLEHHTRFVKSVTYGQRITIHTSIEEWRNKVFLQKHRITRGEDLICESVETRAFVIRDPQDPQRLRAVPVPEDIRARCE, from the coding sequence ATGAGCAAGACCACCGTGCTGGAGATCGACGTCCGCTTCGGCCACTGCGACCCGGCTGGCATCGTCTTCTTCCCGAACTTCCATCGCTGGATGGACGCCGCCTCGCTGCACTTCTTCATGCAGTGCGGCGTGCCGCCCTGGCGCGAGATGACCGCGATCAACGGCATCGTCGGCACGCCGCTGCTCGAGCACCACACCCGCTTCGTCAAGTCGGTGACCTACGGCCAGCGGATCACGATCCACACCTCGATCGAGGAGTGGCGGAACAAGGTCTTCCTTCAGAAGCACCGCATCACGCGCGGCGAGGACCTGATCTGCGAGAGCGTCGAGACGCGCGCATTCGTGATACGCGACCCGCAGGATCCGCAGCGCCTGCGCGCGGTCCCGGTGCCCGAGGACATCCGGGCGCGCTGCGAGTAG